The following are encoded together in the Methylomonas methanica MC09 genome:
- a CDS encoding EAL domain-containing protein — protein sequence MALTINGFLGRVPFIYRLMPLICCLAGLPAVVDAGEAVKIGILAYRSKPQTLAQWQPLAEALKQTIPDKDFVIEAFEFEELTLAVASRQVDFVLTNPGNYIQLSKRNGLSAPLATLALTDRNADQAIMVSGGVIFCRADYGGVKTLRDLKGKTIAAIGTESLGGYQFQAYEFQKLNGNLAEQAKLLFTGLPQDNVVNAVLNRQASVGFVRTGVLEEMAREGKLDMQQIKIINRQQLPDYPQLLSTRLYPEWPFAAMPQIDENLARHVAAALFMLEDHKSIMQAIGIYGFGVPADYTSVADLLREMRMPPYDVVPSFTLKDIWLRYQWALLTTLLIIGLFVLLTLKLLIVKRKLVLQQKLLLQQKQQLLESETFLRTLIRTLPDLIWLKNAEGVYLACNPRFEGFFGAEEHVIVGKTDYDFVDRELADSFRAQDLLSMQKDGPVLSERWVTFLGDGHRELLETRKIPMRNAAGEFVGVLGIGHDITKRKQAEEKLLLAASVFTHAREGILITGVDGKIIDVNDTFTAITGYSREEVLNRNPRMLKSDRQSRAFYTAMWADLNEKGEWSGELWNRRKNGQLYAEILTISAVRDAQGNTQHYVALFSDITPFKEYEQQLERIAHYDALTSLPNRILLADRLRLAMTQAQRRGMKVAVVFLDLDGFKAVNDTYGHDMGDELLMTLASRMKQALRESDTLARLGGDEFVAVLVDLPDTEACLPLLSRLLTAASQPVVFGELNMLVSASLGVSFYPQAEEIDADQLLRQADQAMYQAKLTGKNRYHLFDADRDGSVRSLYESLEHIARALENREFVLHYQPKVNMRTAEVLGVEALIRWQHPEKGLLSPASFLPVVENHPLAIEIGEWVIETALGQLEEWQTAGLDLPVSVNVGARQLQRAGFVKRLQSMLAAHQTIRPGHLEIEMQENSALEDIGAVSQVMHACRDIGIQFTLDDFGTGYSSLTYLKHLPVCSLKIDQSFVRDMLDDADDLAILRGVIGLADTFKLGVIAEGVENRAQADSLLQLGCELAQGYGIAPPMPPGELPGWAASWRNNPAW from the coding sequence ATGGCGTTGACGATTAACGGATTTTTGGGACGTGTACCATTCATATACCGGCTGATGCCGCTGATTTGCTGTCTTGCCGGACTGCCTGCCGTGGTCGATGCGGGGGAAGCAGTGAAGATAGGCATATTGGCCTATAGGTCCAAACCGCAAACCTTAGCGCAATGGCAACCCTTGGCAGAAGCACTGAAACAAACCATACCCGATAAGGACTTTGTCATCGAAGCCTTCGAATTCGAAGAATTGACGCTCGCTGTCGCCAGCCGACAGGTCGATTTTGTGCTGACCAATCCCGGAAACTACATTCAACTCTCAAAGCGCAACGGTTTGTCGGCGCCGTTAGCTACGTTGGCATTAACCGACCGCAATGCCGATCAGGCCATCATGGTGTCGGGCGGGGTTATTTTTTGCCGCGCCGACTACGGCGGGGTCAAGACCCTTCGTGATCTCAAAGGCAAAACCATTGCTGCCATCGGCACCGAATCACTGGGTGGTTATCAGTTTCAGGCCTACGAATTCCAAAAGCTGAACGGTAATTTGGCGGAGCAGGCCAAACTGTTATTCACCGGTCTGCCGCAAGATAATGTGGTCAATGCAGTTTTAAACCGCCAAGCCTCGGTGGGTTTCGTGCGCACCGGGGTGTTGGAAGAGATGGCGCGCGAAGGCAAGCTGGATATGCAGCAGATCAAGATTATCAATCGGCAGCAATTACCCGACTATCCGCAACTGTTGTCTACACGGCTGTACCCCGAATGGCCGTTTGCCGCCATGCCGCAAATTGACGAGAATTTGGCCCGCCATGTGGCGGCGGCGCTGTTCATGCTGGAAGATCATAAATCCATCATGCAGGCTATCGGGATATACGGTTTTGGCGTACCGGCCGACTACACGTCCGTTGCGGATTTGCTTAGAGAGATGCGCATGCCGCCCTACGACGTGGTGCCCAGCTTTACCTTGAAAGACATCTGGCTGCGCTATCAATGGGCGCTGCTCACGACCCTGCTGATTATCGGTTTGTTCGTGTTATTGACGCTGAAGTTGTTGATTGTAAAGCGCAAACTGGTGTTACAGCAAAAACTGTTGCTGCAGCAAAAGCAACAGCTATTGGAGAGTGAAACGTTTCTACGCACGTTGATCCGCACGCTGCCCGACCTGATTTGGTTGAAAAACGCTGAAGGCGTGTATTTGGCCTGTAACCCGCGCTTCGAAGGTTTTTTTGGCGCGGAAGAACACGTGATCGTAGGTAAGACGGATTACGATTTTGTCGATAGAGAGTTAGCGGACTCGTTTCGCGCTCAGGACTTGTTGAGCATGCAAAAGGACGGGCCGGTTCTCTCCGAAAGATGGGTTACTTTTTTAGGCGACGGCCACCGCGAATTGCTGGAGACCCGTAAAATTCCGATGCGTAACGCGGCGGGAGAATTCGTGGGTGTATTAGGCATAGGTCACGATATTACCAAGCGCAAACAAGCCGAGGAAAAACTGCTGCTGGCTGCCAGCGTCTTTACTCATGCCCGGGAAGGCATTTTGATTACCGGTGTGGACGGCAAGATCATCGATGTCAACGATACGTTTACCGCGATTACCGGCTACAGCCGGGAAGAGGTTTTGAACCGCAATCCCCGCATGCTGAAATCCGATCGGCAAAGTAGGGCCTTTTATACCGCCATGTGGGCGGATTTAAACGAAAAAGGCGAATGGTCCGGCGAGCTTTGGAACCGGCGTAAAAACGGTCAACTGTATGCGGAAATTCTGACGATCAGCGCGGTACGCGATGCTCAGGGCAACACCCAGCACTACGTAGCCTTGTTTTCCGATATTACCCCGTTTAAAGAGTACGAACAGCAGTTGGAGCGTATCGCTCATTACGACGCCTTGACCAGTTTGCCCAACCGAATTTTGTTGGCCGACCGCTTACGGCTGGCGATGACGCAGGCGCAACGGCGCGGCATGAAAGTGGCGGTGGTTTTTCTGGATCTGGACGGCTTTAAAGCGGTCAACGATACCTACGGCCACGATATGGGCGATGAGTTGTTGATGACCTTGGCCAGCCGCATGAAGCAGGCGCTGCGGGAAAGCGATACGCTGGCGCGCTTGGGCGGCGACGAGTTCGTGGCGGTGCTGGTGGATTTGCCCGATACGGAAGCGTGTTTACCGCTGTTGTCGCGCTTGCTGACGGCCGCCTCGCAGCCGGTGGTTTTCGGCGAATTGAATATGCTGGTGTCGGCCAGTTTGGGTGTCAGCTTTTATCCGCAAGCCGAAGAAATCGATGCCGACCAACTGCTACGGCAGGCAGACCAAGCCATGTACCAAGCCAAATTGACCGGTAAAAATCGCTACCATCTTTTCGACGCCGACCGGGACGGCAGCGTCCGCAGTCTGTACGAAAGCCTGGAGCACATTGCCCGCGCCTTGGAAAACCGGGAGTTCGTGCTGCATTACCAGCCCAAGGTCAACATGCGTACCGCCGAGGTGCTGGGCGTGGAAGCTTTGATCCGCTGGCAACACCCGGAAAAAGGCCTGTTGTCGCCGGCTAGCTTCCTGCCGGTGGTTGAAAACCATCCTTTGGCCATCGAGATCGGCGAATGGGTCATCGAAACCGCTTTAGGTCAGCTCGAAGAATGGCAAACGGCCGGGTTGGATCTGCCGGTCAGTGTGAACGTCGGCGCCCGCCAGTTGCAACGGGCGGGTTTTGTCAAGCGTTTGCAGAGTATGCTGGCTGCCCATCAAACCATCCGTCCCGGGCATTTGGAGATCGAAATGCAGGAAAATAGCGCGCTGGAAGATATAGGCGCGGTTTCGCAAGTGATGCATGCCTGCCGGGACATAGGCATTCAATTTACCCTGGATGATTTCGGTACCGGTTATTCGTCGTTGACCTACTTAAAACATTTGCCGGTATGCAGCCTTAAGATCGATCAGAGCTTTGTCAGGGATATGCTGGACGATGCCGACGACTTGGCGATTCTGCGGGGAGTAATAGGGTTGGCAGACACCTTTAAGCTGGGCGTGATAGCCGAAGGCGTGGAAAACCGCGCCCAAGCCGACAGTTTATTACAACTGGGTTGCGAGCTGGCGCAGGGCTACGGCATCGCCCCGCCCATGCCGCCCGGCGAGTTGCCGGGATGGGCGGCGAGTTGGCGGAATAATCCTGCCTGGTGA
- a CDS encoding ABC transporter substrate-binding protein, with the protein MNISQTVSRRRFVTTLGGLALTYGLTGCDWLADKPVTIALNKWLGYEALFLARREGWLDQRQVRLLETESATETMQALQDGRADGAALTLDEALKVRSAGTPVSVVMVFDISAGADMLVVRPDIRQLADLKNRTVGFEASALGALMLAEVLQAAGLKKSDIKPVSVSIDKHRRAWTRRQIDAVLTYEPVASQLLSAGGVKLFDSGQVPNTIVDVLVMRNDVLDFGHARAVRHAVAAHFAALNHFNRNPHDAAYRMAEHLGLSAAEVLPAFKGIILPDERNNYRLLDGGTPELLRSARRLSRLMWESQLLVREDDLTDLLNPDYLPKDF; encoded by the coding sequence ATGAACATTTCTCAAACCGTCTCCCGGCGTCGATTCGTAACTACTTTAGGTGGGCTGGCGTTAACCTACGGTTTAACCGGCTGCGATTGGCTGGCCGATAAACCCGTGACCATTGCCCTGAACAAGTGGTTGGGCTACGAAGCGTTGTTCCTGGCGCGACGGGAGGGCTGGCTGGATCAGCGCCAAGTTCGCTTGCTGGAGACAGAGTCCGCTACCGAAACCATGCAGGCATTGCAGGATGGGCGCGCGGATGGGGCGGCGCTGACGCTGGATGAGGCGCTGAAGGTTAGGTCTGCCGGTACACCGGTTTCGGTGGTGATGGTATTTGATATTTCGGCCGGTGCCGATATGCTGGTCGTCAGGCCGGATATTCGGCAACTTGCCGATTTAAAAAACCGCACGGTGGGTTTCGAAGCCAGTGCGTTAGGGGCTTTGATGTTGGCGGAAGTCTTGCAGGCGGCGGGTTTGAAAAAAAGCGACATCAAACCCGTCTCGGTCAGTATTGACAAACACCGGCGGGCGTGGACGCGACGCCAGATCGATGCCGTGCTAACGTATGAGCCGGTAGCCAGTCAATTGCTGTCGGCAGGCGGCGTGAAATTGTTCGATAGCGGTCAGGTGCCCAACACCATAGTGGACGTTTTGGTTATGCGCAACGATGTGCTGGATTTTGGCCACGCGCGGGCCGTTCGGCATGCAGTGGCCGCGCATTTTGCGGCCTTGAATCACTTTAACCGTAATCCGCACGACGCGGCGTATCGAATGGCGGAACATTTGGGATTAAGCGCTGCCGAAGTATTGCCCGCGTTTAAAGGCATTATCCTGCCGGACGAACGTAATAATTACCGCTTGCTGGACGGCGGCACACCCGAGCTTTTGCGCAGCGCCCGCAGATTGTCCCGGTTAATGTGGGAAAGCCAATTACTGGTTAGAGAAGACGATCTGACGGATTTGCTCAACCCGGATTATTTGCCCAAGGATTTTTAA
- a CDS encoding exodeoxyribonuclease III, which yields MKIISWNVNGIRAVQEKGFRDSLQHFDADCILLQETKAQDDQVHKALEGIDHYHVYCNSAERKGYSGVALLTRNPPLRVVHDMGIAEHDQEGRVLVAEFESFYLLNVYVPNSGDGLARLDYRQTWDAALLAYLQQLQNQKPVIACGDFNVAHQAIDIARPKANYNKSAGYTQTEIDGFSRFTEAGFIDSFRHFHPETVAYSWWSYRAGARAKNIGWRIDYVLTSQALLPRIQDSFILPEIMGSDHCPVGIQISE from the coding sequence ATGAAAATCATCTCCTGGAATGTCAACGGCATCCGCGCCGTGCAAGAAAAAGGCTTTAGGGACAGTTTGCAACACTTCGACGCTGACTGCATTCTGTTGCAGGAAACCAAGGCCCAGGACGACCAAGTGCATAAAGCCTTGGAAGGCATCGACCATTACCACGTGTATTGCAATTCCGCCGAACGCAAGGGCTATTCCGGCGTGGCCCTGCTGACCCGCAATCCACCGCTAAGGGTGGTTCACGACATGGGCATAGCAGAACACGATCAGGAAGGCCGGGTGCTGGTAGCGGAGTTCGAGTCGTTCTATCTGCTAAACGTTTACGTACCGAACTCCGGGGACGGCCTGGCGCGACTGGATTACCGGCAAACTTGGGACGCGGCTTTGCTGGCTTATCTACAGCAGTTGCAAAACCAAAAGCCGGTGATCGCCTGCGGCGACTTCAACGTCGCTCACCAAGCCATCGACATAGCCCGCCCCAAAGCCAATTACAACAAATCCGCCGGTTACACCCAAACCGAAATCGACGGTTTCAGCCGCTTCACAGAGGCCGGCTTTATCGACAGCTTCCGGCATTTCCACCCTGAAACCGTGGCCTACAGCTGGTGGAGTTACCGCGCCGGCGCCCGCGCCAAAAACATTGGCTGGCGAATCGATTATGTGCTGACCAGCCAGGCATTGCTGCCCCGCATTCAAGACAGCTTCATTTTGCCCGAGATCATGGGGTCGGACCATTGCCCGGTGGGGATTCAGATAAGCGAGTAA
- the nhaR gene encoding transcriptional activator NhaR: MDRINYQHLYYFWMVAKQGSVTAACEILHLAQPTVSGQLAVFEQAVGAKLLRREGRKLVLTDTGRAVFHYAEEIFALGREMAHMLKGRTTERGVRLNIGVSDAMPKLIAYRLMAPVLKMSEPAQIHCVEDKTERLLTEIGLHSIDMMLSDVPATPAAGTRIFNHFLGESVVAVFAAPTLAARYRDDFPRCLNGAPFLLPTTNTALRRSLDQWFDSQQISPVIQAEVEDSALLKTFGAAGAGLFFSPYAVSSEIQRQYGTQMMGLAEGVFERFYAITAQRRLKHPLVAAILENAQQGLFDLLDKPAAAD; the protein is encoded by the coding sequence ATGGATAGAATCAACTATCAGCATTTATATTATTTCTGGATGGTGGCCAAGCAGGGCAGCGTAACGGCGGCTTGCGAAATTCTGCATCTGGCGCAACCCACGGTCAGCGGACAATTGGCGGTATTCGAGCAAGCGGTCGGGGCGAAGTTGCTGCGCAGGGAAGGGCGTAAATTAGTGCTGACGGATACCGGGCGGGCGGTTTTTCATTATGCCGAGGAGATTTTCGCCTTGGGCCGGGAAATGGCGCACATGCTCAAAGGACGCACCACCGAGCGCGGTGTGCGTTTGAATATCGGCGTCAGCGATGCCATGCCCAAGCTGATCGCCTACCGCCTGATGGCGCCGGTGTTGAAGATGTCCGAACCCGCGCAGATTCATTGCGTGGAGGACAAAACAGAGCGCCTGTTGACTGAAATCGGCCTGCACAGCATAGACATGATGCTGTCGGATGTACCGGCCACGCCTGCTGCAGGCACACGGATTTTCAATCATTTTTTGGGCGAATCGGTTGTAGCGGTGTTCGCGGCGCCGACTTTGGCGGCCCGATATCGGGACGATTTTCCGCGTTGCCTGAACGGGGCGCCGTTTTTATTGCCTACCACCAATACTGCGCTGCGGCGCTCGTTGGATCAGTGGTTCGACAGCCAGCAAATCAGCCCGGTGATACAGGCAGAGGTGGAGGACAGCGCTTTGCTGAAAACCTTTGGCGCGGCCGGGGCCGGTTTGTTCTTTTCGCCGTATGCCGTGTCCAGCGAAATTCAGCGCCAGTACGGTACTCAGATGATGGGTTTGGCCGAGGGCGTTTTCGAGCGCTTTTATGCCATCACGGCGCAGCGGCGGCTGAAACATCCGTTGGTGGCGGCCATTCTGGAAAACGCCCAGCAAGGCTTGTTCGATTTACTGGACAAGCCTGCCGCGGCCGATTAG
- the ppc gene encoding phosphoenolpyruvate carboxylase — MSRTPEYDDKTLRANIRLLKGMLDNVLKNQASHQVAEIVEQLQRQFTVLQRDNNPAKRQQILKTLHNLPAETLSEVIRAFSLYFSLLNIAEESTQLQHRRHQIEKNKHYWRGSFHDTLLAFKNAGISAEQLQPLLDDLHYLPVMTAHPTEAKRRTVRGALRSVFVSHEKLQNSGIKGYFRDVALERLQSQIQLLWKTDEVRAHSMGVIDEIDSGLFYFPLSLFEATAQVYRNFQRALVDVYGSDAASKVNIPSFLNFGSWIGGDRDGNPNVKPHTTALALRLQARTITREYLRRIDILLEQLAYSHGMCQPTEAFLQSLQNDRDLLGDTAITLERNYLQEPYRHKLALMKFRMHRRMELLEQRIAGDSSQSDDQAYNNIQTFHADLCLIRESLSSHGDQAIADRDLQDLIRLVDIFGFYLMQLDVRQESTRHSQAVAEILSAGLGIDYLSMDEDQRMQVLSEAIAIPGGLGYDASELSAATVETLDVFQVMAQMRREIGNDCFSRYVISMTHSASHIMEVLLLAAQNGLAGRISGQWYCHIGVSPLFETIDDLNHIDGVLRSLLSQPAYRALLEASGLRQEVMLGYSDSCKDGGILASAWGLYRAQQQVTAISDDVGIPCRLFHGRGGTIGRGGGPTHEAILAQPPATVRGQIKFTEQGEVLFYRYNNMETAIYELTMGITGLMKASVSLIQPVEPDRPDNLQLMGELAQLGERSYRQLTEHTPGFLDYFYEATPVQEIGQLNIGSRPSHRKKADRSKYSVRAIAWVFAWAQSRQTFPAWYGIGSSLESYCAGNPERLQALRELYKNWPFFRNLLSNAQMALSKSDMTIAEEYSSLCSDPEAGKRVHGLIAGEHRRCVDWVLEIAECDQLLAENPELAASLRRRNDYLGPLNYMQAGLLRALNEDEDANGQSRWMNPLLRTINAIAAGMRNTG; from the coding sequence ATGTCCCGTACACCCGAATACGACGATAAAACCCTGCGTGCCAACATCCGTTTACTAAAAGGCATGCTGGATAATGTGTTGAAAAACCAAGCCAGCCATCAAGTGGCGGAGATTGTCGAGCAGTTACAGCGCCAATTTACCGTGCTGCAGCGGGATAACAATCCCGCCAAACGCCAGCAGATACTCAAAACCCTGCACAATTTGCCGGCGGAAACCTTAAGCGAAGTAATCCGCGCATTCAGCTTATACTTCAGCTTGCTGAATATCGCCGAAGAATCCACTCAATTGCAGCACCGCCGCCATCAAATCGAAAAAAACAAGCACTATTGGCGCGGCTCGTTTCACGACACCCTGCTGGCCTTCAAAAACGCCGGCATCAGTGCCGAACAACTACAACCGCTGCTGGACGACTTGCATTATCTTCCGGTCATGACCGCCCACCCCACCGAAGCCAAGCGCCGCACCGTACGCGGCGCCTTGCGTAGCGTGTTCGTCAGTCACGAAAAACTGCAAAATAGCGGAATCAAGGGCTATTTTCGCGATGTAGCGCTGGAGCGCCTGCAAAGCCAGATTCAGTTATTGTGGAAAACCGACGAAGTGCGTGCTCACAGCATGGGCGTGATCGATGAAATCGACTCTGGGCTGTTTTATTTTCCGTTGTCGCTGTTCGAAGCCACTGCCCAGGTATACCGCAATTTTCAGCGCGCCTTGGTCGATGTCTACGGCAGCGATGCCGCATCGAAGGTTAATATTCCCAGTTTTTTAAATTTCGGTTCGTGGATAGGCGGCGACCGCGACGGCAACCCCAACGTCAAACCGCACACCACCGCCCTGGCTTTACGCCTGCAGGCCCGCACCATCACCCGGGAATATCTGCGCCGCATCGACATCCTGCTCGAACAATTGGCCTACTCCCACGGTATGTGCCAACCGACTGAAGCATTTTTGCAAAGCCTGCAAAACGACCGGGACTTGCTGGGCGACACGGCTATAACCCTGGAACGCAACTACTTGCAAGAACCGTATCGGCATAAACTGGCGTTGATGAAATTCCGCATGCACCGGCGCATGGAGTTGCTCGAGCAGCGCATCGCCGGGGACAGTTCGCAGTCCGACGATCAGGCCTACAACAACATCCAGACGTTTCACGCCGATTTATGCCTGATTCGCGAGTCTTTGAGCAGCCATGGCGACCAAGCCATCGCGGATCGCGACTTGCAGGATTTGATCCGCCTGGTGGACATTTTCGGTTTTTATTTGATGCAGTTGGACGTGCGCCAGGAATCCACCCGACATAGCCAAGCCGTCGCGGAAATTCTTTCCGCCGGTTTGGGTATCGATTACTTAAGCATGGACGAAGACCAACGCATGCAAGTGCTGAGCGAAGCCATTGCCATTCCGGGCGGACTGGGTTACGACGCCAGCGAGCTCAGCGCGGCTACCGTGGAAACCCTGGATGTGTTTCAGGTGATGGCGCAAATGCGCCGCGAAATCGGCAACGACTGTTTCAGCCGCTACGTGATCTCGATGACCCATTCGGCCAGCCATATCATGGAAGTGCTGCTGCTGGCCGCGCAAAACGGCTTGGCCGGCCGTATCAGCGGCCAATGGTATTGCCATATCGGCGTCAGCCCCTTATTCGAAACCATAGACGACCTCAACCACATCGACGGCGTCTTACGCAGTCTGCTGTCGCAACCGGCCTACCGCGCCTTGCTGGAGGCCTCCGGCCTGCGTCAGGAAGTGATGCTGGGCTATTCGGACTCCTGCAAGGACGGCGGCATCTTGGCGTCGGCCTGGGGACTGTACCGCGCCCAGCAACAGGTAACGGCTATTTCGGATGATGTAGGCATTCCTTGCCGTTTGTTTCACGGCCGCGGCGGCACCATCGGCCGGGGCGGCGGCCCCACCCACGAAGCGATTTTGGCCCAACCGCCGGCCACCGTGCGCGGGCAGATCAAGTTTACCGAACAAGGCGAAGTGCTGTTTTACCGTTACAACAACATGGAAACCGCCATATACGAGTTGACCATGGGCATTACCGGCCTGATGAAAGCCAGTGTCAGCCTGATCCAGCCGGTTGAACCGGACCGCCCCGACAATCTGCAGTTGATGGGCGAACTGGCGCAACTGGGCGAACGCAGTTACCGGCAACTGACCGAACATACCCCCGGCTTTCTGGATTATTTTTACGAAGCCACCCCGGTACAGGAAATCGGTCAATTGAACATCGGCTCCCGGCCGTCGCACCGCAAAAAGGCGGACCGTTCCAAATACTCGGTGCGGGCGATTGCCTGGGTGTTTGCCTGGGCCCAATCGCGGCAAACCTTTCCGGCTTGGTACGGCATCGGCTCCAGCCTGGAAAGCTACTGCGCCGGCAACCCGGAACGTTTGCAGGCACTGCGCGAACTATATAAAAACTGGCCGTTTTTCCGCAACCTGCTCAGTAACGCGCAAATGGCCCTCAGCAAATCCGATATGACCATTGCCGAGGAATACAGTAGTCTGTGCAGCGATCCGGAAGCGGGCAAACGGGTGCACGGGCTGATCGCCGGCGAACACCGCCGCTGTGTCGATTGGGTGCTGGAGATCGCCGAATGCGACCAATTACTGGCGGAAAATCCGGAACTGGCTGCCTCCCTGCGTCGCCGTAACGACTACCTGGGTCCGTTAAATTACATGCAGGCCGGCTTGTTGCGCGCGCTCAACGAAGACGAGGACGCCAACGGCCAAAGCCGCTGGATGAACCCTTTGCTGCGCACTATCAATGCCATCGCGGCCGGCATGCGTAACACGGGCTAA
- a CDS encoding peptidase domain-containing ABC transporter, whose amino-acid sequence MSEHPTPLQRLQQLVQLEHEDITTLIIYGLGIGFLSLATPIAVQALVNTVAFGALFQPLLVLTLVLLILVAFSNTLAALQFYVVEMLQRRLFVRLFDTVAQRLQRAEFSQRDQQHLPELSNRFFDVVTLQKTAAVILLETLGYALQTLIGMILLAFYHPALLGLDLFIVAMLAVILFVMGKRGVSTAIEQSKAKYTAAAWLENVANNALLGKSDHNRAFLQKRTEQIAQYYLDACVQHFRILARQNVGALILHAVTNTLLLGLGGWMVIERQLSLGQLIAAELVVNAMIYGLTRLGKMLDNFYDLLTSLDKIGHLLDLPQENLAGAPPKPATQAYSVELHNISLPQSPYLDALQNIDLRIEPGQSVVISHGSAHGSLFELLFGLRAPCSGYIYLDQQDLRDLNLGYLRNNIALVRDQEIMTGTIAENLALGHPLDLATQQNVLQQVGLLDIIVKLPAGLNTHLHHHGMPLTQEQCLRLCLARAMSMQPRLLLLDRVLDRIDPNCLANLLPVLCAANAPWTLIVSSQKNDVIAACNRHLRLENGKIAEIGRNQEDRDVRI is encoded by the coding sequence ATGTCAGAGCATCCAACCCCCTTACAACGCTTGCAGCAACTTGTGCAATTGGAGCACGAGGACATTACCACGCTGATCATTTACGGTCTGGGTATCGGTTTTCTGTCGCTGGCAACCCCGATTGCCGTGCAGGCGCTGGTAAACACCGTTGCCTTCGGCGCGCTGTTTCAACCGCTATTGGTGTTGACACTGGTTCTGCTGATACTTGTGGCATTCAGCAACACCCTGGCCGCCTTGCAATTTTATGTCGTTGAAATGCTGCAAAGACGTCTGTTCGTGCGCTTGTTCGATACTGTTGCCCAGCGCCTGCAACGCGCTGAATTTTCGCAGCGCGACCAACAGCATTTGCCGGAGTTGAGTAACCGCTTCTTCGACGTCGTCACCTTGCAAAAAACGGCCGCAGTCATATTGCTGGAAACGCTGGGCTATGCGCTGCAAACCTTGATAGGCATGATACTGCTGGCGTTTTATCACCCGGCTCTGCTGGGCCTGGATTTATTCATCGTTGCCATGCTGGCGGTGATTTTGTTCGTCATGGGTAAACGCGGAGTCAGTACCGCTATCGAGCAATCCAAAGCCAAATACACCGCGGCGGCCTGGCTGGAAAACGTCGCCAACAACGCCCTGCTCGGTAAATCCGATCATAATCGGGCTTTTTTACAAAAACGCACGGAGCAAATCGCCCAATATTACCTGGACGCCTGCGTACAACACTTTCGAATTCTGGCCCGGCAAAATGTCGGCGCGTTAATCCTGCATGCGGTAACCAATACTCTATTGCTGGGCTTGGGCGGCTGGATGGTGATTGAACGCCAACTCAGCCTGGGCCAGTTGATTGCGGCGGAACTGGTGGTGAATGCCATGATTTACGGCCTGACCCGATTAGGTAAAATGCTGGATAATTTTTACGACTTGCTCACCAGCCTGGATAAAATCGGTCATCTGCTGGATCTGCCGCAAGAAAATCTCGCGGGCGCCCCGCCCAAACCCGCCACCCAAGCTTATAGCGTGGAATTACATAATATTAGCCTGCCGCAGAGCCCCTATCTGGATGCTTTACAAAATATCGATCTACGAATCGAACCGGGTCAAAGTGTTGTCATCAGCCACGGAAGCGCGCACGGCAGCCTATTTGAATTATTGTTTGGCTTACGCGCCCCCTGCTCGGGTTATATTTATCTCGATCAACAGGATTTGCGCGACCTCAACCTGGGTTATCTGCGCAATAACATTGCCTTGGTACGCGATCAGGAAATCATGACCGGCACAATTGCGGAAAATCTAGCGCTCGGACATCCGCTCGATCTAGCGACGCAACAAAATGTTTTGCAACAAGTCGGCTTACTGGACATCATAGTAAAGTTACCGGCCGGTCTGAATACGCATTTACACCATCACGGCATGCCGCTGACACAGGAGCAATGTCTGAGATTATGCTTGGCTCGCGCCATGAGCATGCAGCCTCGCCTGCTATTGCTGGATCGCGTACTTGACCGAATAGACCCGAACTGTCTGGCAAATTTACTGCCAGTCTTATGTGCTGCAAACGCCCCCTGGACACTGATCGTCAGCAGCCAAAAAAACGACGTGATTGCCGCCTGCAATCGCCATTTACGCCTGGAAAACGGCAAAATCGCAGAGATCGGCCGGAATCAGGAGGATCGCGATGTCCGAATCTAA